A portion of the Glycine max cultivar Williams 82 chromosome 10, Glycine_max_v4.0, whole genome shotgun sequence genome contains these proteins:
- the LOC778112 gene encoding dof zinc finger protein DOF4.6 isoform X1 — protein sequence MQNSQQECKKKEMVVKPIEDIVVTNTTCTKAAVGSVERKPRPQKEQAINCPRCHSINTKFCYYNNYSLTQPRYFCKTCRRYWTEGGTLRNIPVGGGSRKNKRSSASCSNNSHHNDNNSTNKKLSADLVITPPTLSHTTQNPKSNDNSIIHQGQDLNLAFPSTTTTTSDFRKISELVQQNNNNNSSNNSMSASSSTTTTTTSTSHHLSALELLTGITSSSSTGLSTSFMPIPVPSNPNSIYTCGFPLQDFKPGTLNFSLDGIGKGYTSLQNVHGGRLLFPFEDLKQVSSTTTMNQTQQGDSTGYWTGMLGGGSW from the exons ATGCAGAATTCGCAGCAAGAATGCAAGAAAAAG GAGATGGTGGTGAAACCAATAGAAGATATAGTGGTGACAAATACTACATGTACAAAGGCTGCAGTAGGTTCTGTAGAAAGGAAGCCAAGGCCACAGAAAGAACAAGCTATTAATTGTCCAAGGTGTCATTCAATTAACACCAAGTTCTGCTACTACAACAACTACAGCCTCACACAGCCTAGGTATTTCTGCAAGACTTGTAGAAGGTATTGGACTGAAGGTGGGACCCTCAGGAACATCCCTGTAGGAGGTGGCTCTAGGAAGAACAAGAGATCTTCAGCTTCTTGTAGTAACAATAGTCATCACAATGACAATAATTCAACCAATAAGAAGCTTTCTGCAGATCTGGTCATCACACCTCCAACTTTGTCACACACTACTCAAAACCCTAAGAGCAATGATAATAGTATTATTCATCAAGGCCAAGATCTCAATTTGGCTTTCccatccaccaccaccaccacctcagaTTTCAGAAAAATCTCTGAATTGGTCCAacaaaataacaacaacaatagtagCAACAACAGCatgtcagcttcttcttcaacCACAACTACAACTACTTCCACTTCTCATCACCTTTCTGCATTAGAGCTTCTTACTGGGATCACTTCTAGTTCCAGTACTGGTTTGAGTACTTCTTTCATGCCTATTCCAGTTCCATCTAATCCAAATTCTATCTACACTTGTGGATTTCCTCTGCAAGATTTCAAGCCAGGAACCTTGAATTTCTCTTTAGATGGGATTGGAAAGGGGTACACAAGCCTTCAGAATGTTCATGGTGGGAGGCTCTTGTTTCCATTTGAGGACCTAAAACAGGTTTCTAGCACCACCACAATGAATCAGACGCAACAAGGGGATTCAACTGGGTATTGGACTGGAATGTTAGGCGGAGGATCATGGTAA
- the LOC778112 gene encoding dof zinc finger protein DOF4.6 isoform X3 codes for MDTAQWPQEMVVKPIEDIVVTNTTCTKAAVGSVERKPRPQKEQAINCPRCHSINTKFCYYNNYSLTQPRYFCKTCRRYWTEGGTLRNIPVGGGSRKNKRSSASCSNNSHHNDNNSTNKKLSADLVITPPTLSHTTQNPKSNDNSIIHQGQDLNLAFPSTTTTTSDFRKISELVQQNNNNNSSNNSMSASSSTTTTTTSTSHHLSALELLTGITSSSSTGLSTSFMPIPVPSNPNSIYTCGFPLQDFKPGTLNFSLDGIGKGYTSLQNVHGGRLLFPFEDLKQVSSTTTMNQTQQGDSTGYWTGMLGGGSW; via the exons atggacacAGCTCAATGGCCACAG GAGATGGTGGTGAAACCAATAGAAGATATAGTGGTGACAAATACTACATGTACAAAGGCTGCAGTAGGTTCTGTAGAAAGGAAGCCAAGGCCACAGAAAGAACAAGCTATTAATTGTCCAAGGTGTCATTCAATTAACACCAAGTTCTGCTACTACAACAACTACAGCCTCACACAGCCTAGGTATTTCTGCAAGACTTGTAGAAGGTATTGGACTGAAGGTGGGACCCTCAGGAACATCCCTGTAGGAGGTGGCTCTAGGAAGAACAAGAGATCTTCAGCTTCTTGTAGTAACAATAGTCATCACAATGACAATAATTCAACCAATAAGAAGCTTTCTGCAGATCTGGTCATCACACCTCCAACTTTGTCACACACTACTCAAAACCCTAAGAGCAATGATAATAGTATTATTCATCAAGGCCAAGATCTCAATTTGGCTTTCccatccaccaccaccaccacctcagaTTTCAGAAAAATCTCTGAATTGGTCCAacaaaataacaacaacaatagtagCAACAACAGCatgtcagcttcttcttcaacCACAACTACAACTACTTCCACTTCTCATCACCTTTCTGCATTAGAGCTTCTTACTGGGATCACTTCTAGTTCCAGTACTGGTTTGAGTACTTCTTTCATGCCTATTCCAGTTCCATCTAATCCAAATTCTATCTACACTTGTGGATTTCCTCTGCAAGATTTCAAGCCAGGAACCTTGAATTTCTCTTTAGATGGGATTGGAAAGGGGTACACAAGCCTTCAGAATGTTCATGGTGGGAGGCTCTTGTTTCCATTTGAGGACCTAAAACAGGTTTCTAGCACCACCACAATGAATCAGACGCAACAAGGGGATTCAACTGGGTATTGGACTGGAATGTTAGGCGGAGGATCATGGTAA
- the LOC778112 gene encoding dof zinc finger protein DOF4.6 isoform X2 — translation MQNSQQECKKKEMVVKPIEDIVVTNTTCTKAAVGSVERKPRPQKEQAINCPRCHSINTKFCYYNNYSLTQPRYFCKTCRRYWTEGGTLRNIPVGGGSRKNKRSSASCSNNSHHNDNNSTNKKLSADLVITPPTLSHTTQNPKSNDNSIIHQGQDLNLAFPSTTTTTSDFRKISELVQQNNNNNSSNNSMSASSSTTTTTTSTSHHLSALELLTGITSSSSTGLSTSFMPIPVPSNPNSIYTCGFPLQDFKPGTLNFSLDGIGKGYTSLQNVHGGRLLFPFEDLKQVSSTTTMNQTQQGDSTGYWTGMLGGGS, via the exons ATGCAGAATTCGCAGCAAGAATGCAAGAAAAAG GAGATGGTGGTGAAACCAATAGAAGATATAGTGGTGACAAATACTACATGTACAAAGGCTGCAGTAGGTTCTGTAGAAAGGAAGCCAAGGCCACAGAAAGAACAAGCTATTAATTGTCCAAGGTGTCATTCAATTAACACCAAGTTCTGCTACTACAACAACTACAGCCTCACACAGCCTAGGTATTTCTGCAAGACTTGTAGAAGGTATTGGACTGAAGGTGGGACCCTCAGGAACATCCCTGTAGGAGGTGGCTCTAGGAAGAACAAGAGATCTTCAGCTTCTTGTAGTAACAATAGTCATCACAATGACAATAATTCAACCAATAAGAAGCTTTCTGCAGATCTGGTCATCACACCTCCAACTTTGTCACACACTACTCAAAACCCTAAGAGCAATGATAATAGTATTATTCATCAAGGCCAAGATCTCAATTTGGCTTTCccatccaccaccaccaccacctcagaTTTCAGAAAAATCTCTGAATTGGTCCAacaaaataacaacaacaatagtagCAACAACAGCatgtcagcttcttcttcaacCACAACTACAACTACTTCCACTTCTCATCACCTTTCTGCATTAGAGCTTCTTACTGGGATCACTTCTAGTTCCAGTACTGGTTTGAGTACTTCTTTCATGCCTATTCCAGTTCCATCTAATCCAAATTCTATCTACACTTGTGGATTTCCTCTGCAAGATTTCAAGCCAGGAACCTTGAATTTCTCTTTAGATGGGATTGGAAAGGGGTACACAAGCCTTCAGAATGTTCATGGTGGGAGGCTCTTGTTTCCATTTGAGGACCTAAAACAGGTTTCTAGCACCACCACAATGAATCAGACGCAACAAGGGGATTCAACTGGGTATTGGACTGGAATGTTAGGCGGAGGATCATG
- the LOC778112 gene encoding dof zinc finger protein DOF4.6 isoform X4, producing the protein MDTAQWPQEMVVKPIEDIVVTNTTCTKAAVGSVERKPRPQKEQAINCPRCHSINTKFCYYNNYSLTQPRYFCKTCRRYWTEGGTLRNIPVGGGSRKNKRSSASCSNNSHHNDNNSTNKKLSADLVITPPTLSHTTQNPKSNDNSIIHQGQDLNLAFPSTTTTTSDFRKISELVQQNNNNNSSNNSMSASSSTTTTTTSTSHHLSALELLTGITSSSSTGLSTSFMPIPVPSNPNSIYTCGFPLQDFKPGTLNFSLDGIGKGYTSLQNVHGGRLLFPFEDLKQVSSTTTMNQTQQGDSTGYWTGMLGGGS; encoded by the exons atggacacAGCTCAATGGCCACAG GAGATGGTGGTGAAACCAATAGAAGATATAGTGGTGACAAATACTACATGTACAAAGGCTGCAGTAGGTTCTGTAGAAAGGAAGCCAAGGCCACAGAAAGAACAAGCTATTAATTGTCCAAGGTGTCATTCAATTAACACCAAGTTCTGCTACTACAACAACTACAGCCTCACACAGCCTAGGTATTTCTGCAAGACTTGTAGAAGGTATTGGACTGAAGGTGGGACCCTCAGGAACATCCCTGTAGGAGGTGGCTCTAGGAAGAACAAGAGATCTTCAGCTTCTTGTAGTAACAATAGTCATCACAATGACAATAATTCAACCAATAAGAAGCTTTCTGCAGATCTGGTCATCACACCTCCAACTTTGTCACACACTACTCAAAACCCTAAGAGCAATGATAATAGTATTATTCATCAAGGCCAAGATCTCAATTTGGCTTTCccatccaccaccaccaccacctcagaTTTCAGAAAAATCTCTGAATTGGTCCAacaaaataacaacaacaatagtagCAACAACAGCatgtcagcttcttcttcaacCACAACTACAACTACTTCCACTTCTCATCACCTTTCTGCATTAGAGCTTCTTACTGGGATCACTTCTAGTTCCAGTACTGGTTTGAGTACTTCTTTCATGCCTATTCCAGTTCCATCTAATCCAAATTCTATCTACACTTGTGGATTTCCTCTGCAAGATTTCAAGCCAGGAACCTTGAATTTCTCTTTAGATGGGATTGGAAAGGGGTACACAAGCCTTCAGAATGTTCATGGTGGGAGGCTCTTGTTTCCATTTGAGGACCTAAAACAGGTTTCTAGCACCACCACAATGAATCAGACGCAACAAGGGGATTCAACTGGGTATTGGACTGGAATGTTAGGCGGAGGATCATG